Proteins encoded by one window of Cannabis sativa cultivar Pink pepper isolate KNU-18-1 chromosome 4, ASM2916894v1, whole genome shotgun sequence:
- the LOC133037116 gene encoding uncharacterized protein LOC133037116, giving the protein MRNELVWKQKRVGASDIVASARNYLDQWRNAQKSQIEISWPGFQAGDGAEQWVCPPENSVKINVDAALFDNGNRAGVGVVIRDANGLFIDGFVRMFYEALDPTLVETMGVREALSWLKRSPRQQAFVETDCLTVVQAIRSQVKMISLFGIVISECKVLIQELKNVSICFVKRSANMVAHTLPRASILYLDRSFSLGDVPTDLLPYLVVEFAG; this is encoded by the exons ATGAG AAATGAACTAGTGTGGAAGCAGAAACGAGTGGGAGCCTCGGATATTGTTGCATCGGCGAGAAACTATCTTGACCAATGGAGAAATGCTCAGAAATCTCAAATTGAGATATCATGGCCTGGTTTTCAGGCAGGTGATGGAGCTGAGCAATGGGTATGTCCACCTGAGAATAGTGTCAAGATTAATGTAGATGCAGCGTTGTTCGACAATGGGAATCGGGCAGGAGTGGGAGTAGTAATCAGGGATGCAAATGGATTGTTCATTGATGGTTTCGTAAGAATGTTTTATGAAGCCTTAGATCCAACTCTTGTGGAAACAATGGGAGTTCGAGAAGCACTAAGTTGGTTGAAGAGAAGTCCACGGCAGCAAGCTTTTGTTGAAACTGATTGCCTTACAGTGGTGCAAGCAATTCGGAGTCAAGTGAAGATGATTTCGTTATTTGGTATAGTTATTTCAGAATGTAAGGTGTTAATTCAGGAGTTGAAAAATGTCTCAATTTGTTTTGTTAAGCGGTCTGCTAATATGGTAGCTCATACTCTTCCAAGAGCTTCCATATTATATCTTGATCGTAGTTTCAGTTTGGGGGATGTCCCAACTGATCTGCTACCTTATTTGGTAGTTGAATTTGCTGGCTAA